The following are encoded together in the Gammaproteobacteria bacterium genome:
- a CDS encoding heavy metal translocating P-type ATPase yields MQGTAENHISTDLYDPVCGMKVSTESEFSVQYKGTDYFFCCQGCAQKFSNDPNFYLNPDRPAVTDPVADASLYICPMDPEIEQDHPGSCPICGMALEPAGTPLRSTRIEYTCPMHPEIVQDHPGSCPKCGMALESRTIEIEEKNEELIDMSRRFWIGLSLALPVFVLAMIADLAPALLPPGLSMKTAQWIQFVLATPVVLWCGWPFFQRGWLSLRTRNLNMFTLIAIGVGVAWSYSVVALLLPGIFPADMLHGDGTIPVYFEAAAVITTLVLLGQVLELRARSHTNAALKLLLGLAPNTARIVHADGNEEDIALDLVKPGNILRVRPGEKIPVDGIVSSGNSAVDESMVTGEPIPVEKVAGDVVIGATVNGTGSLLMQAERVGAETLLAQIVTMVSEAQRSRAPIQKLADVVAGYFVPAVVAVAVITLIAWGLVGPEPRLAYAIINSVAVLIIACPCALGLATPMSIMVGTGKGATMGVLIKNAEALEVMEKVDTLVVDKTGTLTEGKPRLVSVHPGDGYDENIVLQLAASLERASEHPLATAIVEGARDRNIDLKTVANFVSMTGEGVTGSVGEHQIALGNLKLLQSLSIDSGNLPSIAETGRNQGQTVMYVAIDSIAAGLLSVADPVKASTPEAILDLHAGGIDIVMLTGDNVTTANAIAGPLGIDRIEAEVSPEQKVEVIKKLQAEGRIVAMAGDGINDAPALAQSHVGIAMGTGTDVAMESAGVTLVKGDLRGIVRAQRLSRATMRNIRQNLFFAFIYNSMGVPVAAGVLYPIFGLLLSPMIAAAAMSLSSVSVIGNALRLSNTRI; encoded by the coding sequence ATGCAAGGCACCGCCGAAAATCATATTTCAACCGATTTGTACGATCCGGTTTGCGGTATGAAAGTGTCAACCGAAAGCGAATTCTCGGTTCAGTATAAAGGCACTGATTATTTTTTCTGTTGCCAGGGCTGTGCACAAAAATTCAGTAACGACCCGAATTTCTATCTGAACCCGGACAGGCCTGCTGTCACTGATCCGGTTGCCGATGCGAGTTTATACATTTGTCCGATGGATCCTGAAATCGAACAGGATCACCCCGGTAGCTGCCCGATATGCGGCATGGCGCTGGAACCGGCAGGCACCCCGTTGCGGTCCACGCGAATTGAATATACCTGCCCGATGCACCCCGAGATCGTACAGGACCATCCCGGCAGTTGCCCCAAATGTGGCATGGCTCTGGAATCCCGCACGATCGAGATCGAAGAGAAGAATGAAGAGCTGATCGACATGAGCCGGCGTTTCTGGATCGGCCTGTCGCTCGCCTTGCCGGTTTTTGTGCTGGCGATGATCGCCGACCTCGCACCGGCTTTATTGCCACCGGGCCTGTCGATGAAGACAGCGCAATGGATCCAGTTCGTACTCGCAACCCCGGTTGTGCTGTGGTGTGGCTGGCCTTTTTTTCAGCGCGGCTGGCTGTCGCTGCGGACCCGGAATCTCAACATGTTTACGCTGATCGCGATTGGTGTCGGCGTTGCCTGGAGTTACAGCGTGGTTGCATTGTTGTTACCCGGTATTTTCCCGGCTGATATGCTGCACGGCGACGGCACGATTCCGGTTTATTTCGAAGCGGCCGCCGTCATCACAACCCTGGTACTACTCGGCCAGGTGCTTGAGTTACGCGCGCGCAGCCATACCAACGCCGCGCTCAAGTTGCTGTTGGGGCTCGCTCCAAACACCGCCCGCATCGTGCATGCAGACGGAAACGAAGAAGATATCGCCCTGGACCTTGTCAAACCCGGGAACATACTGCGCGTCAGGCCCGGGGAAAAGATACCCGTAGACGGCATTGTCAGCAGCGGCAACAGCGCCGTGGATGAGTCCATGGTTACCGGCGAACCGATCCCGGTAGAGAAAGTTGCGGGTGACGTCGTGATTGGCGCAACTGTTAATGGCACCGGCAGCCTGTTGATGCAGGCAGAAAGAGTGGGTGCCGAAACCTTGCTCGCACAAATTGTGACAATGGTCAGCGAGGCACAGCGCTCACGTGCTCCGATACAAAAACTGGCCGACGTCGTGGCCGGGTATTTCGTACCAGCCGTGGTAGCGGTTGCGGTCATTACCCTGATCGCCTGGGGACTGGTCGGTCCCGAACCCCGACTCGCGTATGCCATCATCAACTCGGTTGCGGTTCTCATTATCGCCTGCCCCTGTGCGCTGGGCCTCGCCACACCCATGTCGATCATGGTAGGCACCGGCAAAGGTGCCACCATGGGTGTATTGATCAAGAACGCCGAAGCACTCGAAGTCATGGAGAAAGTCGATACGCTGGTGGTGGATAAAACCGGCACCCTGACCGAGGGTAAGCCACGGCTGGTATCGGTACATCCCGGCGATGGTTATGACGAAAACATCGTGCTACAGCTCGCAGCGAGTCTCGAGCGCGCCAGCGAACATCCGTTGGCGACGGCCATTGTTGAAGGCGCCAGGGATCGGAATATCGATCTCAAAACGGTTGCAAACTTTGTTTCGATGACGGGCGAGGGCGTCACTGGCAGCGTCGGAGAACACCAGATTGCACTGGGTAATTTGAAGTTGCTGCAATCCCTTTCGATCGATTCCGGAAATTTACCCTCAATTGCCGAGACCGGCCGTAACCAGGGACAGACCGTCATGTACGTTGCTATCGATAGCATAGCCGCCGGACTGCTCAGCGTGGCCGACCCCGTCAAGGCATCAACCCCGGAGGCGATACTTGACCTGCACGCAGGAGGGATTGATATCGTCATGCTGACCGGGGATAACGTGACCACCGCCAACGCGATCGCCGGCCCGCTTGGTATCGATCGTATCGAAGCCGAGGTTTCACCAGAGCAAAAGGTAGAGGTCATCAAAAAGTTACAGGCAGAGGGGCGCATTGTTGCGATGGCCGGCGACGGCATCAACGATGCCCCGGCCCTGGCACAATCCCATGTCGGCATCGCCATGGGTACCGGTACCGATGTTGCGATGGAAAGCGCGGGTGTCACCCTGGTCAAGGGTGACCTGCGCGGTATCGTGCGGGCGCAGCGCCTGAGCAGGGCGACGATGCGAAATATCCGCCAGAACCTGTTCTTCGCATTTATTTACAACTCGATGGGCGTTCCCGTCGCCGCCGGCGTGTTGTACCCGATATTCGGGTTGTTATTATCGCCCATGATTGCCGCCGCCGCGATGAGCTTGAGCTCGGTGTCAGTTATCGGCAATGCACTACGACTCAGCAACACAAGGATCTAG
- the glmS gene encoding glutamine--fructose-6-phosphate transaminase (isomerizing), whose amino-acid sequence MCGIVGALAQRNVSSILLEGLYRLEYRGYDSAGMALIENHKLSRFRALGKVSELETRMPVEQPGHVGIAHTRWATHGAPSETNAHPHFSNDRIAVVHNGIIENYKAIRERLLKAGYEFSSETDSEVVAHLIDSYFNGDLFDAVKKAVDELEGAFALGIIAVDDPQTLVACRRGNPLVVGVGIKENFVASDVSALLPVTNRFVYLEEGDYVVLHNGDYQVYNSSGKARQHDVKISELNSDSANKGEYRHYMLKEIHEQGQAIAECLEGRISDKTVLDSIFGYDADAIFERVENVQIIACGTSYHAGIVARYWIESLLDIPCQVEVASEFRYRKAVVPENTLFLTLSQSGETADTLSALRSLESKNYCGSLSICNAPESSMVRESDLVMMTRAGPEIGVASTKAFTTQLVAMLLFVAALGKRQKRLDDKIIADIIGELNALPALIEKLLGLEAQIEVIAEDFVDKEHALFLGRGEHHAIAMEGALKLKEISYIHAEAYPAGELKHGPLALVDAEMPVIVVAPNDDLLEKLHSNMQEVKARGGKLYVFAHRGAHLETDSDDIVIEMDCDTDWVTPILSTIPLQLFSYHVAVLRGTDVDQPRNLAKSVTVE is encoded by the coding sequence ATGTGTGGCATCGTAGGCGCATTAGCGCAACGCAACGTCAGTTCGATACTGCTTGAGGGTTTATACCGCCTCGAGTACCGCGGTTATGACTCCGCCGGTATGGCGCTTATAGAAAATCATAAGCTGTCACGATTCCGTGCGCTCGGCAAGGTCAGTGAGCTTGAAACCCGGATGCCGGTTGAACAACCGGGACATGTCGGAATCGCGCACACCCGCTGGGCCACCCACGGTGCGCCTTCCGAAACCAACGCCCATCCACACTTTTCCAACGACCGCATCGCGGTTGTTCACAACGGGATTATCGAGAATTACAAGGCCATTCGTGAACGTTTGCTTAAAGCAGGATACGAGTTCAGTTCTGAAACCGACAGTGAAGTTGTTGCGCATTTAATCGACAGTTATTTCAACGGCGACCTGTTTGATGCCGTAAAAAAAGCGGTCGACGAACTAGAAGGCGCATTTGCGCTCGGCATTATTGCCGTCGATGATCCGCAAACACTCGTCGCCTGTCGTCGTGGTAATCCGTTGGTGGTTGGCGTGGGGATCAAGGAGAATTTTGTTGCATCCGATGTATCGGCGCTGTTGCCGGTGACCAACCGGTTCGTATATCTTGAAGAGGGTGACTACGTCGTTCTGCATAATGGCGATTACCAGGTCTACAACTCGTCAGGTAAAGCCAGGCAACATGACGTAAAGATCAGCGAGTTGAATAGCGACTCGGCCAACAAGGGCGAGTACCGTCATTACATGCTGAAGGAAATTCACGAGCAGGGACAGGCGATTGCCGAATGCCTGGAAGGCCGCATCAGCGACAAGACCGTGCTCGATTCGATTTTTGGCTATGACGCCGATGCGATTTTCGAGCGCGTCGAGAATGTCCAGATCATTGCCTGCGGTACCAGTTATCACGCTGGAATTGTCGCCCGCTACTGGATCGAGTCGCTGCTGGATATACCCTGCCAGGTCGAAGTCGCGAGCGAGTTCCGTTATCGCAAGGCGGTAGTTCCCGAGAATACATTGTTCCTGACCCTGTCGCAGTCGGGGGAAACCGCCGATACGCTTTCGGCACTGCGTAGCCTCGAGTCGAAAAATTATTGTGGCTCCCTGAGCATTTGCAATGCACCGGAATCGTCAATGGTACGCGAGTCGGACCTGGTCATGATGACCCGCGCCGGACCCGAAATCGGGGTTGCGTCGACCAAGGCTTTTACCACGCAACTGGTGGCGATGCTGTTATTTGTTGCGGCACTCGGCAAGCGGCAAAAGCGACTCGACGATAAAATCATAGCCGACATTATCGGTGAATTGAATGCCCTGCCCGCGCTGATCGAAAAATTACTCGGGCTCGAAGCGCAGATCGAAGTCATCGCCGAGGATTTTGTCGATAAAGAACACGCGCTGTTTCTCGGCCGCGGTGAGCATCACGCCATCGCGATGGAGGGCGCGCTCAAGCTCAAGGAAATTTCCTATATCCACGCCGAGGCCTATCCTGCCGGTGAACTCAAGCATGGGCCGTTGGCCCTGGTCGACGCCGAGATGCCGGTGATCGTGGTGGCGCCAAACGACGATCTGCTCGAGAAGCTGCACTCCAATATGCAGGAGGTCAAGGCGCGTGGCGGCAAGCTTTACGTATTTGCCCACCGTGGGGCACACCTTGAAACCGATTCCGACGATATCGTGATCGAGATGGATTGTGACACCGACTGGGTGACCCCGATCCTGTCGACGATTCCACTGCAGCTATTCAGCTATCACGTCGCGGTATTACGCGGCACGGATGTCGATCAACCGCGTAACCTCGCCAAATCGGTCACTGTTGAATAA
- the glmU gene encoding bifunctional UDP-N-acetylglucosamine diphosphorylase/glucosamine-1-phosphate N-acetyltransferase GlmU produces the protein MPLSIVILAAGQGTRMKSARPKVIHELAGKPLLQHVVDIGRALEPEQLIVVVGHGAVRVQESMQEPDLIFVEQREQLGTGHALAQCLEQVTAGNEVLVLYGDVPLIRAATLSQMIEQGQDAVVRILSFKPDNPSGYGRIVRQGDLSVRAIVEHKDASPEQLGIDECYSGIMVIRGDRLQFLVSAIDKDNAQGEYYLTDVVDIAVANGDVVNAVICANPDEVIGINDQRQLADVEAIYRSHQAELLMAQGVKLYDPTRIDIRGEVTVGRDVEIDINCLLEGTVSLGDNVRIGANCVIRNTSIGDGSEIHPMTSIDDAVIGCDVSIGPFARIRPGAEFDNTVKIGNFVEVKKSHIGEGSKISHLSYIGDTEMGAGVNIGAGTIVCNYDGVNKFKTVIEDGVFIGSDTQLVAPVTVARNATIGAGSTITRDAPADRLTLSRAKQVTINSWSKPSKQEES, from the coding sequence ATGCCACTTAGTATTGTCATTCTCGCCGCGGGCCAGGGAACACGCATGAAATCTGCGCGTCCCAAGGTGATCCATGAGCTCGCCGGCAAGCCGTTGCTGCAACATGTCGTCGATATCGGTCGTGCGCTCGAACCCGAGCAGTTAATTGTCGTGGTCGGACACGGTGCCGTGCGGGTGCAGGAATCGATGCAGGAACCGGACCTGATCTTTGTCGAACAGCGCGAGCAGTTGGGCACCGGGCATGCCCTGGCGCAATGCCTGGAGCAGGTAACCGCAGGTAACGAGGTGCTGGTGCTGTACGGGGACGTCCCGTTAATTCGCGCCGCAACCCTGTCACAGATGATCGAACAGGGTCAGGATGCCGTGGTTCGCATACTGAGCTTCAAACCCGACAATCCTTCCGGTTATGGCCGTATAGTGCGTCAGGGTGATTTATCGGTGCGCGCTATCGTCGAGCATAAAGACGCCAGTCCGGAACAGCTTGGCATCGATGAATGCTATTCCGGCATCATGGTGATTCGCGGAGATCGATTGCAATTCCTTGTCAGCGCGATCGATAAGGATAACGCCCAGGGCGAGTATTATCTGACCGACGTGGTAGATATTGCGGTAGCCAATGGTGATGTCGTTAACGCGGTAATTTGCGCGAATCCAGATGAAGTGATCGGCATTAATGACCAACGACAGCTGGCAGATGTTGAAGCCATTTACCGGTCTCACCAGGCCGAGCTGCTGATGGCGCAGGGCGTCAAATTATACGATCCAACGCGTATCGATATTCGCGGTGAGGTGACGGTCGGCCGCGATGTCGAAATCGATATCAATTGCCTGTTAGAGGGCACGGTTTCGCTTGGAGATAACGTGCGCATCGGTGCCAATTGCGTGATACGAAACACCAGCATCGGTGACGGCAGTGAAATCCATCCCATGACCTCGATCGATGACGCGGTGATCGGTTGCGACGTCAGTATCGGTCCGTTTGCACGGATTCGTCCCGGTGCCGAGTTTGACAATACGGTCAAAATAGGAAATTTCGTGGAAGTAAAGAAATCGCATATTGGTGAAGGCAGCAAGATCAGTCATCTGAGCTATATTGGTGACACCGAGATGGGTGCCGGGGTCAACATCGGTGCGGGCACCATCGTGTGTAACTACGACGGCGTTAACAAGTTCAAGACCGTGATCGAAGACGGGGTATTTATTGGCTCGGATACGCAGCTGGTAGCACCGGTAACGGTTGCACGTAATGCGACCATTGGCGCGGGATCAACTATTACCAGGGATGCACCGGCCGACAGGCTTACCCTGTCACGCGCGAAACAGGTTACCATTAACAGTTGGTCTAAACCATCGAAGCAGGAGGAGAGTTAG
- a CDS encoding response regulator, giving the protein MAAIFWVEDQSHWIKKFSPVLENEDFDGKPNSLAIYNFAEAARQKIALTDKESPPDVALLDARMNGNDQAGFSVSNALRKKWPQLPIIYLSEHSGTEIEREALEQFSATDFIAKHQNNVEQVLCWRIKAVLRQASIDTDLSSTLNIISSGELTIDLNTWNVYWKGQRLMNPSNAKRPLAPTPRKLLRELMESSPRPLTAGQIAERLDMDPEKFSYASYRQHIKTLRRAFDAVEDGTASFSELCNQGQGIVTFGDEGAYYWKPPGNKK; this is encoded by the coding sequence ATGGCGGCTATTTTCTGGGTCGAAGATCAATCGCACTGGATCAAGAAGTTTTCTCCCGTGCTCGAAAACGAGGACTTTGACGGTAAGCCGAATTCGCTCGCAATTTATAATTTTGCCGAGGCCGCGCGGCAAAAGATTGCATTGACCGATAAGGAATCTCCGCCGGATGTGGCGCTGCTTGATGCGCGCATGAACGGCAATGACCAGGCCGGCTTTTCCGTTTCCAACGCGTTACGCAAGAAGTGGCCGCAATTGCCGATAATTTACCTGTCGGAGCACAGCGGTACCGAGATCGAGCGTGAAGCGCTGGAGCAGTTTTCCGCCACCGATTTTATTGCCAAACATCAAAACAATGTCGAGCAGGTTTTGTGCTGGCGTATCAAGGCAGTACTCAGGCAAGCGTCGATCGATACCGATTTATCATCGACGTTAAATATAATCAGCAGCGGCGAGCTGACGATCGATTTGAATACCTGGAATGTCTACTGGAAGGGTCAGCGTTTGATGAATCCGAGCAACGCCAAGCGTCCACTGGCACCAACGCCGAGGAAATTGTTGCGTGAGCTGATGGAGTCATCTCCCAGGCCGCTGACTGCCGGACAGATTGCCGAACGGCTCGATATGGACCCCGAAAAGTTTTCCTACGCCAGTTACCGCCAGCATATCAAGACGCTGCGGCGGGCTTTCGATGCGGTTGAGGACGGGACTGCCAGTTTCAGCGAGCTATGTAACCAGGGCCAGGGCATTGTCACTTTCGGCGATGAAGGGGCTTACTACTGGAAACCGCCTGGCAACAAAAAATGA
- the atpD gene encoding F0F1 ATP synthase subunit beta gives MSTGNIVEVIGAVVDVEFPRDAVPKIFDALLIAEAEGLTLEVQQQLGDGVVRTIAMGAAEGLRRGLEVSNTGQPITVPVGQKTLGRIMDVLGNPIDEKGPIGEESRMPIHRKPPTYDEQSPTTEILETGIKVIDLIMPIAKGGKIGLFGGAGVGKTVTLMELIRNIAVEHSGFSVFAGVGERTREGNDFYHEMTEGGVIDKVSLVYGQMNEPPGNRLRVALSGLTMAEYFRDEGRDVLMFVDNIYRYTLAGTEVSALLGRMPSAVGYQPTLALEMGVLQERITSTKTGSITSFQAVYVPADDLTDPSPATTFAHLDATLVLSRQVAELGIYPAVDPLDSTSRILDPNVVGNEHYDTARGVQGTLQRYKELKDIIAILGMDELSEEDRLVVSRARKIQRFLSQPFFVAEVFTGSPGKYVSVKDTIASFKQILEGEMDQYPEQAFYMIGGIEEVAERAKNL, from the coding sequence ATGAGCACAGGTAATATCGTGGAAGTAATCGGCGCGGTCGTCGACGTGGAATTTCCCCGAGACGCTGTTCCCAAGATTTTCGATGCGCTTTTGATCGCCGAGGCCGAAGGCCTGACGCTGGAAGTGCAGCAGCAGCTCGGCGATGGTGTCGTGCGTACTATCGCGATGGGTGCCGCCGAGGGCTTGCGTCGTGGTCTCGAGGTTAGTAACACCGGGCAGCCGATCACAGTTCCGGTGGGTCAGAAAACACTCGGACGCATCATGGACGTACTCGGTAATCCGATCGATGAAAAGGGGCCGATCGGTGAAGAATCACGTATGCCGATTCACCGCAAACCACCGACTTACGACGAGCAGTCACCTACCACTGAAATTCTCGAAACCGGTATCAAGGTTATCGACCTGATCATGCCGATCGCCAAGGGCGGCAAGATCGGCCTGTTTGGTGGCGCTGGTGTCGGCAAGACGGTAACCCTGATGGAGTTGATCCGTAACATCGCGGTTGAGCACTCGGGCTTCTCGGTTTTCGCCGGCGTGGGTGAGCGTACCCGGGAAGGGAACGACTTTTACCACGAGATGACCGAAGGCGGCGTTATCGACAAGGTATCGCTGGTATACGGACAGATGAACGAGCCTCCCGGTAACCGGCTACGGGTGGCACTGTCGGGTTTGACCATGGCGGAGTACTTTCGCGATGAAGGCCGCGACGTTTTGATGTTTGTCGACAACATTTACCGTTACACGCTGGCAGGCACCGAGGTATCGGCACTTCTTGGACGGATGCCGTCCGCGGTTGGTTACCAGCCGACGCTGGCGCTTGAAATGGGTGTACTGCAGGAACGTATCACATCGACCAAGACCGGCTCTATCACGTCTTTCCAGGCGGTATACGTACCGGCGGACGATTTGACCGATCCGTCACCGGCAACCACCTTCGCGCACCTTGACGCCACGCTGGTATTGTCGCGCCAGGTTGCCGAGCTGGGAATTTATCCCGCGGTAGATCCGCTTGATTCGACCTCGCGTATTCTCGATCCGAACGTGGTCGGTAACGAGCACTACGACACCGCCCGCGGCGTGCAGGGTACCCTGCAACGCTACAAGGAACTTAAGGATATCATCGCGATTCTGGGCATGGACGAACTGTCTGAGGAAGACAGGCTGGTGGTCAGTCGAGCGCGCAAAATTCAGCGCTTCCTGTCGCAGCCGTTCTTCGTCGCCGAGGTATTCACCGGTTCTCCCGGCAAGTACGTATCGGTCAAGGATACCATTGCAAGTTTCAAGCAGATTCTCGAAGGCGAGATGGACCAGTATCCGGAGCAGGCGTTTTACATGATTGGCGGCATCGAAGAAGTCGCCGAACGTGCCAAGAACCTGTAA
- the atpG gene encoding F0F1 ATP synthase subunit gamma, with translation MAGGKEIKTKITSVKNTQKITAAMEMVAASKMRRAQDQMFAARPYAQRIADVVSHVASSNPEYKHPFLIERPVKRAGIVAVATDRGLCGGLNTNMFKKALNHIGDLDEKGIEIEVVTFGTKALNFFKRIGAKVVAETSHIGDSPEISQIIGPVTTLLKSYEKGEIDVIYLIANEFVNTMTQQPKMVQLVPVEPAPDKELSHHWDYIYEPDSKEVLDGVLERYIESLVYWAVVENVACEMAARMLAMKNATDNAGAMIDELQLIYNRERQASITQEISEIVGGAAAV, from the coding sequence ATGGCTGGCGGCAAGGAGATAAAGACCAAGATCACGAGTGTTAAGAATACTCAGAAGATCACCGCGGCGATGGAAATGGTGGCTGCGAGCAAGATGCGCCGCGCCCAGGACCAGATGTTCGCCGCGCGCCCCTACGCACAGCGTATCGCCGACGTGGTCAGCCATGTCGCCAGTTCGAATCCCGAGTACAAGCATCCGTTTCTGATCGAGCGTCCGGTCAAGCGCGCCGGAATTGTTGCCGTGGCTACCGACCGGGGGCTTTGCGGTGGTCTTAATACCAACATGTTTAAAAAGGCGCTCAACCACATCGGGGACCTCGATGAAAAAGGTATTGAAATCGAGGTAGTGACTTTCGGCACCAAGGCGCTGAACTTCTTCAAGCGCATCGGTGCAAAAGTTGTCGCGGAGACTAGCCATATCGGTGACAGCCCCGAAATCTCGCAAATCATAGGACCGGTGACGACCCTGTTGAAGAGTTACGAAAAGGGCGAAATCGATGTCATTTACCTGATCGCCAACGAGTTTGTGAACACCATGACCCAGCAGCCGAAGATGGTGCAGCTGGTGCCGGTGGAACCCGCACCCGACAAGGAGCTCAGCCATCACTGGGATTATATTTACGAGCCCGATTCGAAAGAGGTGCTCGACGGCGTGCTGGAGCGCTATATCGAGTCGCTGGTGTACTGGGCCGTGGTCGAGAACGTGGCCTGCGAAATGGCGGCACGCATGCTGGCGATGAAAAACGCAACCGATAACGCCGGTGCGATGATCGACGAGCTGCAGTTAATTTATAACCGCGAGCGCCAGGCTTCGATTACGCAGGAAATCAGCGAAATCGTCGGCGGCGCGGCGGCAGTTTAA
- a CDS encoding F0F1 ATP synthase subunit epsilon, whose amino-acid sequence MATIQVEIVSAEEQIFSGEAHMVYAPAIMGEVGIAPRHTPLISPLKPGEVRLDMGDGKEEFFFISGGILEVQPHLVTVLSDTAIRADDLDEAAAIEAQKRAEAALADQQSDLDVAKAKAELAAAAAQIQAIRKLKRK is encoded by the coding sequence ATGGCCACCATCCAGGTAGAAATCGTCAGCGCCGAGGAGCAGATCTTCTCGGGCGAGGCGCACATGGTGTATGCGCCGGCGATTATGGGTGAAGTCGGTATTGCGCCGCGCCATACGCCACTGATTTCACCGCTCAAACCGGGCGAAGTACGCCTCGATATGGGCGACGGCAAGGAAGAGTTTTTCTTCATATCCGGGGGTATTCTGGAAGTCCAGCCACACCTCGTAACAGTACTCTCCGACACCGCGATTCGCGCAGATGATCTCGACGAGGCCGCCGCCATCGAGGCCCAGAAGCGCGCCGAGGCGGCACTGGCCGACCAGCAATCCGATCTCGACGTCGCCAAGGCCAAGGCCGAACTTGCCGCCGCCGCCGCGCAAATCCAGGCAATCAGGAAACTCAAGCGAAAGTGA
- the atpA gene encoding F0F1 ATP synthase subunit alpha: MQLNPSEISELIKDRIKNFESVAEARTEGTIVSLMDGIARIHGLADVMSGEMIEFPGNTYGMALNLERDSVGAVILGDYEHISEGDKVKCTGRILEVPVGEQMLGRVVNSLGEPIDGKGAIDAKQFEPIEKVAPGVIARQSVSQPVQTGLKSIDAMVPIGRGQRELIIGDRQTGKSAVAIDAIINQKGTGIKCVYVGIGQKASTISNVVRKLEEFGAMEHTIVVAANASDSAALQFIAPYSGCTMGEYFRDRGEDALIVYDDLTKQAWAYRQVSLLLRRPPGREAYPGDVFYLHSRLLERAARINPDYVEKITDGKIKGQTGSLTALPIIETQGGDVSAFVPTNVISITDGQIFLESDLFNAGIRPAINAGLSVSRVGGAAQTPIIKKLGGGVRLALAQYRELAAFSQFASDLDEATRKQLERGQRVTELMKQRQYSPMSVAEMAISLYAANEGYLDDVVVTNVVAFEDAMLAHIRSNKQDMLDKINESGDYSDDIAAEIKQAIDDFKANGVY; encoded by the coding sequence ATGCAACTTAATCCGTCAGAAATTAGCGAACTTATCAAAGATCGCATCAAGAATTTTGAAAGTGTAGCCGAAGCCAGAACCGAGGGCACAATTGTCAGCCTGATGGACGGCATCGCACGTATTCACGGCCTTGCCGACGTCATGTCGGGCGAGATGATCGAGTTTCCAGGCAATACCTACGGTATGGCGCTTAACCTTGAGCGGGACTCGGTTGGCGCGGTAATTCTGGGTGACTACGAGCACATCTCCGAGGGGGACAAGGTTAAGTGTACTGGGCGGATTCTCGAAGTGCCGGTGGGCGAGCAGATGCTCGGTCGGGTCGTTAACTCACTCGGGGAACCCATCGACGGCAAGGGCGCTATCGACGCCAAGCAATTCGAACCGATTGAAAAGGTAGCACCTGGCGTTATCGCGCGCCAGTCGGTATCGCAGCCGGTGCAGACAGGCCTCAAGTCGATTGACGCGATGGTACCGATCGGTCGTGGCCAGCGCGAGTTGATCATCGGTGACCGTCAGACCGGCAAATCCGCGGTTGCTATCGATGCCATCATCAATCAGAAAGGCACCGGTATCAAGTGTGTCTACGTCGGTATCGGCCAGAAGGCCTCGACGATATCCAACGTAGTGCGCAAGCTTGAAGAATTCGGCGCCATGGAGCACACCATCGTGGTCGCGGCGAACGCATCGGACTCGGCGGCACTGCAGTTTATCGCGCCCTATTCCGGCTGTACCATGGGTGAATACTTCCGCGATCGTGGCGAAGATGCACTGATTGTCTACGACGACCTGACCAAGCAGGCCTGGGCTTATCGCCAGGTTTCGTTGCTGCTGCGTCGTCCGCCGGGTCGGGAAGCCTACCCGGGTGATGTTTTCTACCTGCACTCACGCTTACTTGAGCGCGCCGCGCGTATCAACCCCGACTACGTCGAAAAAATTACCGACGGTAAGATCAAGGGCCAGACCGGTTCGCTGACGGCGCTGCCGATCATCGAAACCCAGGGTGGTGACGTGTCGGCTTTCGTGCCGACTAACGTTATCTCGATCACCGACGGTCAGATCTTCCTCGAATCGGATCTGTTCAATGCCGGTATCCGGCCTGCGATCAACGCCGGTCTGTCGGTATCCCGCGTCGGTGGTGCGGCGCAGACTCCGATCATCAAGAAACTTGGCGGTGGCGTGCGCCTGGCGCTCGCACAGTACCGCGAACTGGCGGCCTTCTCGCAGTTCGCCTCCGACCTTGACGAAGCCACGCGCAAGCAGCTGGAACGCGGTCAGCGCGTAACCGAACTGATGAAGCAGCGCCAGTATTCACCGATGTCGGTGGCTGAAATGGCGATCTCGCTGTACGCGGCAAACGAAGGTTATCTCGACGACGTCGTCGTCACCAACGTGGTTGCCTTCGAGGATGCGATGCTCGCACATATCCGTTCCAACAAACAGGACATGCTCGACAAGATCAACGAGTCCGGCGATTACAGCGACGATATCGCGGCCGAGATCAAACAGGCAATTGACGACTTCAAGGCCAACGGCGTTTACTAA